Proteins encoded together in one Hymenobacter monticola window:
- the murB gene encoding UDP-N-acetylmuramate dehydrogenase, producing MLLEENVSLRPYNTFGLDVRARYFARFASADELRQLLQLPQVHAAEKLILGGGSNLLFTQDFPGVVLKNEIRGLEIISEDADSQTALVRAGAGESWHGLVEYSLDQGLSGLENLSLIPGTVGASPLQNIGAYGAELRDTFDHLEAVEIATGALRVFSADECGFGYRESVFKNVLKNQFVVTAVVLRLHRQARPNVRYGAIAETLAELGIEGEPTPQDVSRAVIHIRRSKLPDPAEIGNAGSFFKNPEVSQAKFDQLKSQYPELPGYPVPGGVKVPAGWLIERAGWKGLRRGPGEGTHGVHARQALVLVNHGGATGSEVRQLAEEIIASVRKRFGIELHPEVNIL from the coding sequence ATGCTTCTTGAAGAAAACGTCTCTCTCCGACCCTACAACACTTTCGGCCTCGACGTGCGGGCCCGGTACTTCGCGCGCTTTGCCTCGGCCGATGAGTTGCGCCAGCTCCTGCAGTTGCCCCAGGTACACGCCGCTGAAAAGCTCATCCTCGGCGGTGGCTCCAACCTGCTATTCACGCAGGATTTTCCGGGCGTAGTGCTCAAAAACGAGATTCGCGGGTTGGAAATCATTTCGGAAGACGCCGACAGCCAGACGGCCCTCGTCCGCGCCGGAGCGGGCGAGAGCTGGCACGGCCTCGTCGAATACAGCCTCGACCAGGGCCTGAGCGGGCTCGAAAATCTGTCGCTCATTCCCGGCACGGTGGGCGCCTCGCCGCTGCAGAACATTGGGGCCTATGGCGCCGAGCTGCGCGACACCTTCGACCACCTCGAAGCGGTGGAAATAGCCACCGGCGCGCTTCGCGTGTTTTCGGCCGACGAATGCGGCTTTGGCTATCGCGAAAGCGTGTTCAAAAACGTGCTCAAAAACCAGTTTGTGGTGACGGCCGTGGTGCTGCGCCTGCACCGGCAGGCCCGCCCCAACGTGCGCTACGGCGCCATCGCCGAAACCCTGGCCGAGTTGGGCATCGAGGGCGAGCCCACGCCGCAGGACGTGAGCCGGGCCGTCATCCACATCCGCCGCAGCAAGCTGCCCGACCCGGCTGAAATCGGCAACGCGGGCTCGTTTTTCAAGAACCCGGAAGTGTCGCAGGCCAAGTTCGACCAGCTCAAAAGCCAATATCCCGAGCTGCCCGGCTACCCCGTGCCCGGCGGCGTGAAGGTGCCCGCGGGCTGGCTCATCGAGCGGGCCGGCTGGAAAGGGCTGCGGCGCGGCCCCGGCGAGGGCACCCACGGCGTGCACGCCCGCCAGGCCCTGGTGCTCGTGAACCACGGCGGCGCCACCGGCAGCGAAGTGCGCCAGCTGGCCGAGGAAATCATTGCCTCCGTGCGGAAACGGTTCGGCATTGAGCTGCATCCGGAAGTTAATATTTTATGA
- a CDS encoding endonuclease MutS2, which translates to MLLPQHFEQKIGFSTLREQLEANCLSALGRQYVARMEFQTKHEPLLKLLQQANEFAYLLRSGADFPASHYHDAKAHLKRAALPGAYLDVAAFFEVKMSLRTIRQALSFFSDADEELYPTLRLLGIGVQVDRNLLAAMDKVVDDDGAVRDDASPLLRQIRQELIARQGQLRRQIAGILRHAKTEGWIPGDAEPTIRGGRLVLPVIAEHKRKVKGLIHDESASGQTVYIEPAEVFELNNDIKDLDNAYHRELIRILTALTNQLRPHIPDLRKAYSYLGLIDFIRAKARLAVTLDCQLPVLHNKPLLKWHGVRHPLLQLAFAQHKRENGDAREVVPLDLELNHEQRILVISGPNAGGKSVSLKTVGLVQFMLQMGLLIPCADNSEAGVFEDIFLDIGDEQSLENDLSTYSSHLLAMKQFLTLAGKKSLVLIDEFGTGTEPSLGGAIAEAVLDQLNRARVYGVITTHYTNLKNFAERTPHLINGAMRYDPEKLQPLYRLEVGKPGSSFAIEIARKIGLPKEVVERATQLVGKDKIRYDRLLEGLEKEKTELEQRTAEAAKAERRLKSAAKEYQDLKQHLEDTRLETLRTAKQQAKALLVNTNQQIEATIGEIRRGQADKEVNKAAREKLDNFVKKELQIEPPKPKPTRERAETGGLQPGDKVALYGQDGYGEVLSVKGKTAEVMFGGMKTLTKVSQLEKLGRAEIREREQAAKAKASKLSGGGGGGNGLNITDRMAGFSPTLDLRGERAEDALTKTMSFVDDAVMLGMPEIKFLHGRGNGVLRQVVRDYLRSQRAVASVADEHADRGGDGVTIAVLK; encoded by the coding sequence GCTGCAACAGGCCAACGAATTCGCCTACCTGCTGCGCTCCGGCGCCGACTTCCCGGCCTCGCACTACCACGACGCCAAGGCCCACCTCAAGCGCGCCGCCCTGCCGGGCGCCTATCTCGACGTGGCCGCCTTTTTTGAAGTGAAGATGAGCTTGCGCACCATCCGGCAGGCGCTGAGCTTCTTCTCCGATGCCGATGAGGAGCTGTATCCCACGCTGCGCCTGCTGGGCATCGGCGTGCAGGTCGACCGCAACCTGCTGGCCGCCATGGACAAGGTGGTGGACGACGACGGCGCCGTGCGCGACGACGCCAGCCCGCTGCTGCGCCAGATTCGGCAGGAGCTGATAGCGCGGCAGGGGCAATTGCGTCGTCAGATTGCCGGCATCCTGCGCCACGCCAAAACCGAGGGCTGGATTCCCGGCGATGCCGAGCCCACCATCCGGGGCGGGCGCCTGGTGCTGCCCGTCATTGCCGAGCACAAGCGCAAGGTGAAGGGCCTGATTCACGACGAATCGGCCTCGGGCCAGACCGTGTACATCGAGCCGGCCGAGGTGTTCGAGCTCAACAACGACATCAAGGACCTCGATAACGCCTACCACCGCGAGCTGATTCGCATCCTCACGGCCCTTACCAACCAGCTGCGCCCGCACATTCCGGATTTGCGCAAGGCCTATTCCTACCTGGGTCTGATTGACTTTATCAGAGCGAAAGCAAGGTTGGCCGTCACGCTCGATTGCCAGCTGCCGGTGCTGCACAACAAGCCGCTGCTGAAGTGGCACGGCGTGCGCCACCCGCTGCTGCAACTGGCCTTCGCCCAGCACAAGCGCGAGAACGGCGACGCCCGCGAAGTGGTGCCGCTCGACCTGGAGCTGAACCACGAGCAGCGCATACTGGTCATTTCCGGCCCCAACGCCGGCGGCAAATCGGTGAGCCTGAAAACGGTGGGCCTGGTGCAGTTCATGCTGCAAATGGGTCTGCTCATCCCTTGTGCCGACAACTCCGAAGCCGGCGTGTTCGAGGATATTTTCCTCGACATCGGTGACGAGCAGAGCCTGGAAAACGACCTGTCGACCTACTCCTCGCACCTGCTGGCCATGAAGCAATTCCTGACGTTGGCTGGCAAGAAAAGCCTGGTGCTGATTGACGAATTCGGCACCGGCACCGAGCCCAGCCTGGGCGGCGCCATCGCCGAGGCCGTGCTCGACCAGCTGAATAGAGCAAGAGTATATGGCGTCATCACCACGCACTATACGAATCTGAAGAATTTTGCCGAGCGCACCCCGCACCTCATCAACGGCGCCATGCGCTACGACCCCGAGAAGTTGCAGCCGCTCTACCGCCTGGAGGTGGGCAAGCCGGGCTCGTCATTCGCCATCGAAATTGCCCGCAAAATCGGCCTGCCTAAGGAAGTGGTGGAGCGCGCCACCCAGTTGGTGGGCAAGGATAAAATCCGCTACGACCGCCTGCTCGAAGGCCTCGAAAAAGAGAAAACCGAGCTGGAGCAGCGCACCGCCGAAGCCGCCAAAGCCGAGCGCCGCCTCAAAAGCGCCGCCAAGGAGTACCAGGACCTTAAGCAGCACCTCGAAGACACCCGGCTTGAAACCCTGCGCACCGCCAAGCAGCAGGCCAAGGCGCTGTTGGTGAACACCAACCAGCAAATCGAGGCCACCATCGGCGAAATCCGCCGCGGCCAGGCCGACAAGGAAGTCAACAAAGCGGCCCGCGAAAAGCTCGACAACTTCGTGAAAAAGGAGCTGCAGATTGAGCCGCCCAAGCCCAAGCCCACCCGCGAGCGCGCCGAAACCGGCGGCCTGCAGCCCGGCGACAAAGTGGCCCTCTACGGCCAGGACGGCTACGGTGAGGTCCTCAGCGTGAAAGGCAAAACCGCCGAGGTGATGTTTGGCGGCATGAAAACGCTGACCAAAGTCAGCCAGCTCGAAAAGCTGGGCCGCGCCGAAATCCGCGAGCGGGAGCAGGCCGCCAAGGCCAAAGCCAGCAAGCTGAGTGGTGGGGGAGGCGGCGGCAACGGTCTGAACATCACCGACCGCATGGCCGGCTTCAGCCCCACGCTCGACCTACGCGGCGAGCGCGCCGAAGACGCCCTCACCAAAACCATGAGCTTCGTGGACGACGCCGTGATGCTGGGCATGCCCGAAATCAAGTTCCTGCATGGCCGCGGCAACGGGGTATTGCGCCAGGTGGTGCGCGACTACCTGCGCTCGCAGCGCGCCGTGGCCAGCGTGGCCGACGAGCACGCCGACCGCGGCGGCGACGGCGTCACCATTGCCGTGCTGAAGTAA
- a CDS encoding phospholipase D-like domain-containing protein: MKKLTLLALLAVASCWQTVSAQTAITIAAARAQAPTTNGTQGPTVTVRGIVTNGAELGSSVSTIRYIQDGTAGIGVYSSGGATAALLAPLVPGDSIQVTGGLKMYRGLLEVDPITSLTVLAGNRPVPAPVVFTAANAASAFAEQYEGMLVRINGLTSITTHPTPNPCTQTGTPVTAFTTGTSYRLNGNCAYVTYVPANSTGPDGLAGKPSPSGTFDAVGIVSQFSPSATSITGGYQLLNRTYNDFIQGLTPNVTASPVPTNIATTSLTIGFTTQNAGDTRLAYATTPGGPFTPMPGSTALTTAHSQVLTGLQPATIYYIQAVSVNGVGRSESRVVPMITASLSSGVIKNFFNRTVDASLALPGNAAVTMLNNAAPDTLVRYINRARQTLDIAIYNWNNATILNAVNAAFARGVQVRVIYEDDNANVSINSLNQGIRRVSRPNTAGSTTSSIMHNKFVIVDANSTNPNVPWVWTGSMNWTGAQLGTDANNVIAIQDQSLARVYTVEFEEMWGSNTATPGTSTFGSRKTDNTPHFLNIGGKSVESYFSPTDNVNGRLLQAIASADNDLHFESMLITRADLARAITAQVTQRGIGTCSDGLVNDTSGTAGFSFRLMQAGLGNRLLIKRAGAGFGIMHHKTLIVDAGASQSDPTVFVGSHNWTLSADTENDENTLVVHDARVTNRYYQEYAARIAEQNVAGVTVCRLTLATKAGTVQASTMQVYPNPARGSFNLHLASSTARSATVVLRDVTGRVVLTQTQPLTGTDLAVDATALKAGLYMVQVTTPEATQVSRVVVQ; encoded by the coding sequence ATGAAGAAACTTACTCTGCTGGCGCTGCTGGCGGTGGCCAGCTGCTGGCAAACCGTCTCGGCCCAAACTGCGATTACCATTGCGGCGGCGCGGGCCCAAGCCCCCACCACCAATGGCACCCAGGGCCCCACCGTGACGGTGCGCGGCATCGTGACCAACGGCGCCGAGCTGGGCTCCTCGGTCAGCACCATTCGCTACATTCAGGACGGCACGGCTGGCATTGGGGTGTATAGCTCGGGCGGCGCCACCGCGGCTCTGCTGGCTCCGCTGGTGCCCGGCGACAGCATTCAGGTGACGGGGGGGCTGAAAATGTACCGCGGCCTGCTCGAAGTCGACCCCATCACCTCGCTCACCGTGCTGGCCGGCAACCGGCCCGTGCCGGCGCCGGTGGTGTTCACGGCCGCCAACGCGGCCAGCGCTTTTGCCGAGCAGTACGAAGGCATGCTGGTCCGCATCAACGGGTTGACGTCGATAACCACGCACCCCACCCCCAACCCCTGCACCCAGACCGGCACTCCCGTCACCGCATTCACAACGGGTACTTCTTACCGCCTCAACGGCAACTGCGCGTACGTAACGTACGTGCCGGCCAACTCGACCGGCCCCGATGGCTTGGCCGGCAAACCCAGCCCGTCGGGCACTTTTGATGCCGTTGGCATCGTGAGCCAGTTTTCGCCTTCGGCCACCTCTATCACTGGCGGCTACCAGTTGCTGAACCGCACGTACAACGACTTTATTCAGGGCCTGACGCCGAACGTGACGGCCAGCCCGGTGCCTACCAACATCGCCACCACCAGCCTGACCATCGGCTTTACGACGCAGAACGCGGGCGATACCCGGCTGGCTTACGCCACCACGCCCGGCGGCCCCTTCACCCCGATGCCGGGCAGCACGGCCCTCACCACGGCCCACAGCCAGGTGCTCACCGGCCTGCAGCCGGCCACCATCTACTACATTCAGGCGGTATCGGTGAACGGCGTGGGCCGCTCGGAGTCGCGCGTGGTGCCTATGATTACGGCTTCGCTGTCGTCGGGTGTCATCAAGAACTTCTTCAACCGCACGGTGGATGCCTCGCTGGCCCTGCCCGGCAACGCGGCCGTGACCATGCTTAACAATGCTGCCCCCGATACGCTGGTGCGATACATCAACCGCGCCCGGCAGACGCTGGACATTGCCATCTACAACTGGAACAACGCCACCATTCTGAACGCGGTGAACGCCGCCTTCGCCCGCGGCGTGCAGGTGCGCGTGATTTACGAGGACGACAACGCCAACGTGAGCATCAACAGCCTGAACCAGGGCATCCGCCGCGTTTCGCGTCCCAACACGGCCGGCAGCACCACCAGCAGCATCATGCACAACAAGTTTGTGATTGTGGATGCTAATAGCACCAACCCCAACGTGCCGTGGGTGTGGACGGGCTCGATGAACTGGACCGGCGCTCAGCTGGGCACCGACGCCAACAACGTCATCGCCATTCAGGACCAGTCGCTGGCCCGCGTCTACACCGTCGAGTTTGAGGAAATGTGGGGTTCCAATACGGCCACGCCCGGCACCAGCACCTTCGGCTCGCGCAAAACCGACAACACGCCGCACTTCCTGAACATCGGCGGTAAGTCGGTAGAATCGTACTTCTCGCCCACCGACAACGTGAACGGCCGCCTGCTGCAGGCCATTGCCTCGGCTGACAACGACCTGCACTTCGAGTCGATGCTCATCACCCGCGCCGACCTGGCCCGCGCCATTACCGCCCAGGTAACGCAGCGCGGCATCGGCACCTGCTCCGACGGCCTTGTAAACGACACCAGCGGCACGGCCGGCTTCTCGTTCCGCCTCATGCAGGCCGGCCTGGGCAACCGCCTGCTCATAAAGCGCGCGGGCGCCGGCTTCGGCATCATGCACCACAAAACCCTGATTGTGGACGCCGGCGCCAGTCAGTCGGACCCCACGGTGTTTGTGGGCTCGCACAACTGGACGCTCTCGGCTGATACCGAAAACGACGAAAACACCCTCGTGGTGCACGATGCCCGCGTGACCAACCGCTACTACCAGGAGTACGCCGCCCGCATTGCCGAGCAAAACGTCGCCGGCGTAACCGTGTGCCGCCTCACGCTGGCCACCAAGGCCGGCACGGTGCAAGCCAGCACCATGCAGGTGTACCCCAACCCCGCCCGCGGCAGCTTCAACCTGCACCTGGCCAGCAGCACCGCCCGCTCCGCCACCGTGGTGCTGCGCGACGTGACCGGCCGCGTGGTGCTGACCCAAACCCAGCCCCTGACCGGCACCGACCTGGCCGTTGACGCCACGGCGCTGAAAGCTGGCCTGTACATGGTGCAGGTGACCACCCCGGAAGCCACCCAGGTGAGCCGCGTGGTGGTGCAGTAA
- a CDS encoding DUF4919 domain-containing protein: protein MKFLLLSACLLLTFRALAQKVSNVDFDEIKRETTNPGSPYYFPKQLTRLQASDSTLQAKDYHYLYYGQVFQPSYNPEATAEAPEAFTKAFAAKQYRDALALGAKELRAHPFNLRLTTEMIVCASQASGRRLAQRYANRYFGLLRALRNSGNGHSPTTAFVPVTVDDEYTLLGYYNLDFSEQARTGTTDVFTLKPVAEASAGDGQQHFNGNRIYFDVRMPLNYLGGLIQDK, encoded by the coding sequence ATGAAATTTTTGCTGCTCTCCGCCTGCTTGCTACTCACTTTCCGGGCGTTGGCCCAAAAGGTTTCCAACGTTGACTTCGACGAAATCAAGCGCGAAACCACCAACCCGGGCTCGCCCTACTATTTCCCCAAACAGCTGACGCGCCTGCAGGCTTCAGACTCAACGCTGCAGGCGAAGGACTACCATTACCTCTACTACGGGCAGGTATTCCAGCCAAGCTACAACCCCGAAGCCACCGCCGAAGCCCCGGAGGCCTTCACCAAAGCCTTCGCCGCCAAGCAATACCGCGATGCCCTGGCGTTGGGCGCGAAGGAGCTGCGCGCCCACCCCTTCAACCTGCGCCTGACCACTGAAATGATAGTGTGCGCCAGCCAGGCCAGCGGCCGCCGCCTCGCCCAGCGCTACGCCAACCGCTATTTTGGCTTACTGCGGGCCCTACGCAACAGCGGCAACGGGCACAGCCCCACCACTGCCTTTGTGCCTGTAACGGTGGACGACGAGTACACCCTGCTTGGCTACTACAACCTGGATTTTAGCGAACAGGCGCGGACAGGCACCACCGACGTCTTCACGCTGAAGCCTGTGGCCGAAGCCTCGGCCGGCGACGGCCAGCAGCACTTCAATGGCAATCGAATTTACTTCGATGTGCGCATGCCGCTCAATTATCTGGGTGGGCTGATTCAGGACAAGTAG
- the yiaA gene encoding inner membrane protein YiaA, which produces MNPAATTPRVQQTSAAFIAASWVALLLGMVAFNIGLWNAQMALNEKGYYFTVLMYGLFAAISVQKSVRDRLEGIPVTNLYYGISWVSVLLTVLLLTVGLWNATLTLSEKGFYGMAFVLSLFGAIAVQKNTRDSLNANPPAPADLGQ; this is translated from the coding sequence ATGAATCCAGCCGCCACCACTCCGCGCGTTCAGCAAACTTCTGCCGCCTTCATTGCCGCTTCCTGGGTGGCCTTGCTTCTGGGCATGGTCGCTTTCAACATCGGCCTCTGGAACGCCCAAATGGCCCTGAACGAAAAGGGCTATTACTTCACCGTGCTGATGTATGGCCTGTTTGCCGCCATTTCGGTGCAGAAAAGCGTGCGCGACCGCCTCGAAGGCATTCCCGTCACCAACCTCTACTACGGCATCAGCTGGGTGTCGGTACTCCTCACCGTGCTGCTGCTCACGGTAGGTCTGTGGAATGCCACCCTCACGCTGAGCGAAAAAGGTTTTTACGGCATGGCCTTCGTGCTGAGTTTGTTCGGAGCCATTGCGGTGCAGAAAAACACCCGCGACAGCCTGAACGCCAACCCGCCCGCACCGGCCGACCTCGGCCAGTAG
- a CDS encoding fibronectin type III domain-containing protein, producing the protein MMHHLLLCASLLRGLPTPTPTVPAAPPVLTVKAARALGPGSTVTVRAVVLNGPEMGNVRYVQDAEAGLALYAQPTKLPGFGELRAGDSIQVTGQLKAYNGLLEMDPVASVHKLASGQRLHAVKVPAAQATSAFAEANEGRLVEITGVTRLATPAGTPVTTLAGNANYLLNGQPGTLVRVMAASTGPEGLVDATPPAEPFDLRGIMSQYAPSGTGGYQLLPRLASDLVLGGGLPRLTEEPVPVNVSATGFTVVYSTLNPGDTRVRFGLDPKQLKESRLDATPTTRHSLTLSDLIPGTTYYVEVSSRNAAGTETATPVPFITASGKRGRGAAKN; encoded by the coding sequence ATGATGCACCACCTGCTACTCTGCGCCAGCCTGCTCCGCGGCCTGCCCACGCCCACCCCTACCGTACCCGCCGCCCCGCCCGTGCTCACCGTGAAAGCGGCCCGCGCCCTGGGGCCCGGCAGCACCGTCACGGTGCGCGCCGTCGTGCTCAACGGCCCCGAGATGGGCAACGTCCGCTACGTGCAGGACGCTGAAGCGGGCCTGGCCCTCTACGCCCAGCCGACCAAGCTGCCGGGCTTTGGCGAGCTGCGCGCCGGCGACAGCATTCAGGTTACCGGCCAGCTAAAGGCCTACAACGGGCTGCTGGAAATGGACCCCGTGGCCTCGGTGCACAAGCTGGCGTCGGGCCAGCGGCTGCACGCCGTGAAAGTGCCAGCGGCGCAGGCGACATCCGCTTTTGCCGAGGCCAACGAAGGCCGTTTGGTGGAAATCACGGGCGTGACGCGCCTGGCCACGCCAGCCGGCACTCCGGTTACCACCCTGGCCGGCAACGCCAACTACCTGCTCAACGGCCAGCCCGGCACGCTGGTGCGCGTGATGGCCGCCAGCACCGGCCCCGAGGGCCTGGTAGACGCCACGCCGCCCGCCGAGCCGTTCGACCTGCGCGGCATCATGAGCCAGTACGCGCCCAGCGGCACGGGCGGCTACCAGCTGCTGCCCCGCCTGGCCTCCGACCTGGTGCTGGGCGGTGGCCTGCCCCGCCTCACCGAAGAGCCCGTGCCGGTGAACGTGAGCGCCACCGGCTTCACGGTGGTGTACTCAACGCTGAACCCCGGCGACACGCGCGTGCGCTTCGGCCTCGACCCCAAACAGCTCAAAGAGTCGCGCCTCGACGCCACGCCCACCACCCGCCACAGCCTCACGCTGAGCGACCTCATTCCGGGCACTACTTATTACGTGGAAGTTAGCTCGCGCAACGCGGCCGGTACCGAAACGGCCACGCCCGTGCCCTTCATCACGGCCAGCGGCAAGCGCGGGCGCGGGGCCGCCAAAAATTAA
- a CDS encoding RNA 2'-phosphotransferase produces the protein MDSKQATRLSKFLSLHLRHRPAALGLILQEGGWVNVDGLLTACAAHGTPISLPQLNEIVEGNYKKRFAFDASGTRIRAQQGHSVEVDLQLAPAVPPAVLYHGTAPAALPAIRHEGLQKMGRHHVHLSPDAETARRVGARRGQPHILTVDAAAMHAAGLVFYESGNGVWLVDAVPPQYLGGL, from the coding sequence ATGGATTCCAAGCAAGCTACCCGTCTTAGCAAGTTCCTTAGCCTGCACCTGCGGCACCGCCCAGCTGCGCTGGGCCTCATTTTGCAGGAGGGCGGTTGGGTGAATGTGGACGGCCTGCTGACTGCCTGTGCCGCCCACGGCACGCCCATCAGCCTGCCTCAGCTAAACGAAATTGTAGAAGGCAACTACAAGAAGCGCTTTGCCTTCGATGCCAGCGGCACCCGCATCCGCGCCCAGCAGGGCCACAGCGTTGAAGTCGATTTGCAGCTGGCGCCCGCCGTGCCGCCGGCTGTGCTCTACCACGGGACGGCTCCGGCGGCGCTGCCCGCCATTCGGCACGAGGGCTTGCAGAAGATGGGTCGCCACCACGTACATCTCTCGCCCGACGCCGAAACGGCCCGCCGTGTGGGTGCCCGCCGCGGCCAGCCTCATATCCTGACCGTCGATGCAGCCGCCATGCACGCAGCCGGCCTTGTTTTCTATGAGTCCGGCAATGGGGTGTGGCTGGTCGATGCCGTGCCGCCGCAATACCTGGGCGGGTTGTAG